One window of the Rosa rugosa chromosome 3, drRosRugo1.1, whole genome shotgun sequence genome contains the following:
- the LOC133738194 gene encoding uncharacterized protein LOC133738194 translates to MAGGRFRELLKKYGKVALGVHCSVSAASIAGLYVAIKNNVDVESLIDKLPNLNPLKNSHEEKPTSENGPSTAVVEERKRNRTAELAATSGGALALAFLCNKALFPIRVPITLAVTPPLAKFLARRRLIKTGV, encoded by the coding sequence ATGGCCGGTGGTCGATTCCGCGAGCTTCTGAAGAAGTATGGAAAGGTCGCGCTGGGCGTCCACTGCTCCGTCTCCGCCGCCTCTATCGCCGGACTCTACGTCGCCATCAAGAACAACGTCGACGTGGAGTCGCTCATCGACAAGCTTCCCAATCTAAACCCTCTTAAAAACTCTCATGAAGAGAAACCCACCTCCGAAAATGGGCCGTCGACGGCTGTGGTTGAGGAGAGGAAGAGGAATCGGACGGCTGAGCTCGCAGCCACCAGCGGCGGTGCTCTGGCATTGGCTTTTCTCTGCAACAAGGCTCTGTTTCCGATTCGGGTTCCGATTACGCTCGCGGTCACGCCTCCTTTGGccaagtttttggccaggaggAGGCTTATCAAGACCGGTGTATGA